One genomic region from Listeria monocytogenes encodes:
- a CDS encoding VOC family protein yields MFNQAKRISTFFTFNGNGEEAFNFYLDTFPDAKKVGLTYFTKPEQGGDIGKVLNATFEMKGASFMIMDMTNNASPNFSWATTTLYFADTEDEFDTLFEKLAKEGTVMMGPEAVEALRKVAWVTDKYGITWQLAFV; encoded by the coding sequence ATGTTTAATCAAGCGAAACGAATCTCCACATTTTTCACTTTTAATGGGAATGGCGAGGAAGCGTTTAATTTTTATTTAGATACTTTTCCTGACGCGAAAAAAGTCGGCCTAACCTACTTTACAAAACCAGAGCAAGGTGGCGATATCGGTAAAGTGCTGAATGCTACTTTTGAGATGAAAGGGGCATCTTTCATGATTATGGATATGACTAACAATGCCTCCCCGAACTTTAGCTGGGCCACAACAACCCTTTATTTTGCAGATACGGAAGATGAATTCGACACCCTTTTTGAAAAACTGGCTAAAGAAGGCACGGTTATGATGGGACCAGAAGCAGTAGAAGCGCTTCGAAAAGTGGCTTGGGTCACGGATAAATATGGCATTACTTGGCAACTCGCATTCGTATAG
- a CDS encoding precorrin-2 dehydrogenase/sirohydrochlorin ferrochelatase family protein, producing the protein MKYPIMLDITGKKVVIIGGGKVALRKITGLLDAGADILVVGLKILPEIKALDVRVVEEAYRPEHLHAAFMIFICTDNLEVNQCVLRDREAGQLVNDTTDQANSDFFNMATVTKNELMVGISTGGGNPGYAKKVKREVSQLVANLETEEIGRRNKKDKTC; encoded by the coding sequence ATGAAATACCCGATAATGCTTGATATTACAGGGAAAAAGGTTGTCATAATTGGAGGCGGAAAAGTGGCGCTTCGGAAAATTACGGGTTTGCTGGACGCGGGTGCCGATATTTTGGTGGTTGGGCTAAAAATTTTGCCAGAGATTAAGGCGCTGGATGTGCGGGTAGTGGAGGAAGCTTATCGACCAGAACATCTTCATGCTGCATTTATGATATTTATTTGTACAGATAATTTAGAAGTAAATCAATGTGTTTTGCGTGACCGAGAAGCAGGACAACTAGTGAATGATACGACTGACCAAGCAAATTCTGATTTTTTTAATATGGCGACAGTAACGAAAAATGAACTAATGGTTGGGATTTCAACGGGTGGAGGTAATCCAGGCTACGCGAAGAAAGTGAAGCGTGAGGTTAGTCAATTGGTAGCAAATTTAGAAACGGAAGAAATCGGAAGGCGTAATAAAAAAGATAAAACCTGCTAA
- a CDS encoding 4Fe-4S dicluster domain-containing protein, whose amino-acid sequence MSQMSILEKIKDAGVVGCGGAGFPTHAKFSGEVEYLIINAAECEPLLKTDHFVMRNHAVETIKAIEMVKSQVGAEFAVIATKRYYTEEIAALRSAITELDASVTIHEMDNVYPTGDEQVMVFEVTGRVVPPSGIPLMVGCIVSNVSTMWNVFHAIQDDAPVVRKQLTVTGAVGEPKLLDVPVGTPFEVCLAAAGGTNLDEYLFLDGGPMMGKLNDQSTIADKVVTKTTSGLIVAEDTGYLHKLHYQTVEQIFNETKSACIQCSLCSDLCPRQQLGHDIHPHKVMRHFAVAEDITDIKPDPIWEEAMICCECGICEVIACPMGLSPRQVNIHVKKELLKQGVRYQTDKKEFTPDPMREYKSIAPKNILIKMGLQQYADVHLEKMHYLEVDEVFIPTKMHIGAPSIPVVSEGDIVKKGDLIAKIPDTALGANIHASIDGQIIRITEEQVHIKKVMS is encoded by the coding sequence TTGAGCCAAATGTCCATTTTAGAAAAGATTAAAGATGCTGGCGTTGTTGGTTGTGGTGGAGCGGGCTTTCCGACCCATGCCAAGTTTAGCGGCGAAGTGGAATACTTAATTATTAATGCGGCGGAATGTGAGCCGTTACTAAAAACCGATCATTTTGTTATGAGAAACCATGCAGTAGAAACAATTAAAGCAATTGAAATGGTTAAAAGCCAAGTCGGAGCAGAATTTGCTGTTATTGCGACAAAACGATATTACACAGAGGAAATTGCGGCTCTGCGGTCAGCAATTACAGAACTAGATGCAAGCGTCACTATTCATGAGATGGATAATGTCTATCCAACCGGTGACGAGCAAGTCATGGTGTTTGAAGTCACTGGGCGAGTAGTACCACCAAGCGGCATTCCACTAATGGTTGGTTGTATTGTATCGAATGTTTCAACGATGTGGAATGTTTTTCATGCAATTCAAGACGATGCACCAGTTGTTCGCAAACAGCTAACAGTTACAGGTGCAGTGGGAGAGCCAAAACTTTTAGATGTACCAGTTGGAACGCCATTTGAAGTTTGTTTAGCAGCGGCAGGCGGAACCAATTTAGACGAGTATTTGTTCTTAGACGGCGGACCAATGATGGGTAAATTAAATGACCAATCGACTATCGCTGACAAAGTAGTAACAAAAACTACGTCCGGTTTGATTGTGGCTGAGGATACTGGTTATTTGCACAAGCTTCATTATCAAACTGTGGAGCAAATTTTCAATGAAACAAAATCAGCTTGTATTCAGTGCTCGCTTTGCTCGGATTTATGCCCACGACAACAATTAGGTCATGATATTCATCCCCACAAAGTTATGCGCCATTTCGCGGTTGCAGAAGATATAACGGATATCAAGCCAGACCCAATTTGGGAAGAAGCGATGATTTGTTGTGAATGCGGTATTTGTGAGGTAATCGCTTGTCCAATGGGGCTTTCACCGCGTCAAGTAAACATTCACGTAAAAAAAGAACTTTTAAAACAAGGTGTACGTTATCAAACCGATAAAAAAGAATTCACGCCTGATCCGATGCGCGAATATAAATCAATTGCTCCAAAAAATATTTTAATCAAAATGGGCTTACAGCAATATGCTGATGTTCATTTAGAAAAAATGCATTATTTAGAAGTGGATGAGGTATTTATCCCAACAAAAATGCATATTGGAGCTCCATCTATTCCAGTTGTGAGCGAGGGAGATATCGTGAAAAAAGGTGATTTAATTGCGAAAATTCCTGATACTGCTCTTGGGGCAAATATCCATGCAAGTATTGATGGCCAAATTATTCGTATAACCGAAGAACAAGTTCATATTAAGAAGGTGATGTCATGA
- a CDS encoding BMC domain-containing protein: MKMDTLGFLELNSISKGIEAVDTMLKAANSELIYAKASCPGKYYILIAGTVDSVAQSIEAGTKIGAANIVGNLVIPRVSDQVIKAINKTEVPDEMNAVGVMEYYSCSGSIIAADAAVKAADVQLMDIRLATGIAGKSFVVLTGDTAACEAAVEAGLAAAKEEALLINKVVIPRPRKEVFESLIY, encoded by the coding sequence ATGAAAATGGATACGTTAGGATTTCTTGAATTAAATAGTATTTCGAAAGGCATCGAGGCGGTCGATACGATGCTAAAAGCGGCCAATTCGGAATTAATTTATGCAAAAGCGAGCTGTCCAGGGAAGTATTATATTTTAATCGCTGGAACAGTGGACTCGGTTGCACAATCCATCGAAGCAGGAACGAAGATTGGCGCGGCGAATATCGTTGGTAACCTAGTGATTCCACGTGTGTCTGATCAAGTAATCAAAGCGATTAACAAGACAGAAGTTCCAGACGAAATGAATGCTGTAGGTGTAATGGAATATTATTCGTGCTCTGGTTCAATTATAGCTGCAGACGCCGCAGTAAAAGCAGCCGATGTTCAGTTAATGGATATTCGTTTAGCGACTGGGATTGCAGGTAAATCATTTGTCGTTCTAACTGGTGATACAGCAGCATGTGAAGCGGCTGTGGAAGCTGGACTTGCTGCAGCCAAAGAAGAAGCACTTTTAATTAATAAAGTAGTTATTCCAAGACCACGAAAAGAAGTTTTTGAGAGTTTAATCTATTAA
- the eutS gene encoding ethanolamine utilization microcompartment protein EutS, which produces MSFDDNKERVIQEYVPGKQVTLAHLIANPNRDIYTKLGLEEGASAIGILTITPSEASIIASDIATKSGDVRIGFIDRFSGSVVLTGDVSSVESALQQVVFSLHEILDFSIPKITRS; this is translated from the coding sequence ATGAGTTTTGATGATAATAAAGAGCGTGTAATACAAGAATATGTACCAGGAAAACAGGTGACGTTGGCACATTTAATCGCCAATCCGAACCGTGATATTTATACAAAATTAGGATTAGAAGAAGGCGCAAGTGCAATAGGAATTTTAACGATTACGCCAAGTGAGGCTTCGATTATTGCGAGTGATATTGCAACTAAATCAGGTGACGTACGAATTGGCTTTATTGATCGTTTTAGTGGTTCGGTTGTACTAACAGGAGATGTTTCTTCTGTTGAATCAGCTTTACAACAAGTAGTTTTTTCATTACATGAAATTTTGGACTTCTCGATTCCAAAAATTACTAGGAGCTGA
- a CDS encoding EutP/PduV family microcompartment system protein, whose protein sequence is MKKMMVMGSVGCGKTTLCQKLHGYDILYKKTQAVEYFQEMIDTPGEFVQHRQLYSALTVTAADASVIAILQSVTEKKQTFSPMFASIFAKPVIGIVTKVDLAESDKDIERAERELRMAGAKHIFYISSVEETGIEELRAYLED, encoded by the coding sequence TTGAAGAAAATGATGGTAATGGGTTCAGTTGGTTGTGGTAAAACAACACTGTGCCAGAAATTGCATGGGTATGATATTTTATATAAAAAAACACAAGCTGTGGAGTATTTTCAAGAAATGATTGATACTCCTGGTGAATTTGTACAACATAGACAACTCTACAGCGCGCTCACCGTGACTGCAGCTGATGCATCAGTAATCGCTATTTTACAGAGTGTAACGGAAAAGAAACAGACGTTTTCGCCAATGTTTGCCAGTATTTTTGCTAAACCGGTTATTGGGATTGTTACAAAAGTGGATTTGGCAGAATCGGATAAAGACATTGAACGAGCAGAGCGAGAATTACGCATGGCTGGCGCGAAGCATATTTTTTATATTTCTTCGGTAGAGGAAACTGGAATAGAAGAACTACGCGCATATTTGGAAGATTAA
- the cobU gene encoding bifunctional adenosylcobinamide kinase/adenosylcobinamide-phosphate guanylyltransferase, whose translation MSEMMLVTGGARSGKSSFAEREAAKYDRVLYVATGIAFEKDTEFQARIKKHQATRPANWDTFEAFQGIASYLDQHSTQYDVMMLDCVTMLVTNLFFTLLGERELTNEIADEVEAGIQAEVSAILDAGKASQAKLIFVTNEIGLGVVPENKLTRVFRDIIGRVNQQIATQVEEVYLVVSGIPKRWK comes from the coding sequence ATGAGTGAAATGATGCTTGTAACTGGCGGGGCAAGGAGCGGTAAGAGTAGCTTTGCTGAGAGAGAAGCTGCCAAATATGATCGTGTTTTATATGTGGCAACTGGTATTGCATTCGAAAAAGATACGGAGTTCCAAGCCAGAATCAAAAAACATCAAGCTACTCGTCCAGCAAATTGGGATACATTCGAAGCTTTTCAAGGGATTGCTAGTTATTTAGACCAACATTCGACCCAATATGATGTGATGATGCTTGACTGTGTGACGATGCTAGTAACTAATTTGTTTTTTACTTTGCTTGGTGAGCGTGAATTGACGAATGAGATTGCGGATGAAGTCGAGGCGGGAATTCAGGCCGAGGTTAGCGCGATTTTGGATGCTGGGAAAGCGTCTCAAGCCAAACTCATTTTTGTGACAAATGAAATAGGGCTTGGTGTCGTGCCTGAAAATAAGCTTACACGTGTTTTTAGGGATATTATCGGTCGAGTCAATCAGCAAATCGCAACTCAAGTAGAAGAAGTTTATCTTGTCGTAAGCGGCATTCCGAAAAGGTGGAAGTAA
- the cobS gene encoding adenosylcobinamide-GDP ribazoletransferase, producing the protein MKTLILLIQFFTRIPLPIQINMDEINLKKGSALLPFVGVIIGAWNWLIFTLVALVMPLPVAIIAGLFAEVIITGGFHVDALADTADGLFSSRKRERMLEIMKDSRVGANGVIAICFYFLFYGALFLSVPNVQQIGWLFFVLPIVAKGVTMLLFAKMTYAGSKEGLGSIFLGVPWWPIVIAQVIVLAALGLFFSYVGVIAYVGVILFTIIYRAFVYKRIGGMNGDTLGAGGQMGQLICLFCLVLLWGLV; encoded by the coding sequence ATGAAAACTTTGATTTTACTAATTCAATTCTTTACACGAATTCCGCTACCCATCCAAATAAATATGGATGAAATCAACTTGAAAAAAGGGAGCGCCTTGCTGCCATTTGTCGGGGTGATTATTGGGGCTTGGAATTGGCTCATTTTTACTTTGGTGGCGCTTGTTATGCCTTTGCCGGTTGCGATTATTGCGGGACTTTTTGCAGAGGTTATCATTACTGGCGGGTTCCATGTGGATGCACTGGCGGATACGGCGGATGGGCTGTTTTCTTCACGAAAAAGAGAGCGGATGTTGGAAATTATGAAAGATAGTCGCGTAGGAGCGAACGGTGTGATTGCGATTTGCTTTTATTTTCTTTTTTATGGTGCCTTATTCTTATCCGTTCCAAATGTACAACAAATTGGCTGGCTATTTTTCGTCTTACCAATTGTTGCTAAAGGTGTGACAATGTTGCTTTTTGCAAAAATGACCTATGCGGGATCAAAAGAAGGACTAGGTTCGATTTTTCTAGGAGTTCCTTGGTGGCCGATTGTGATTGCGCAAGTGATTGTGTTAGCTGCGTTAGGGCTTTTTTTCTCCTATGTTGGTGTTATTGCTTATGTTGGTGTGATTTTGTTTACGATTATTTACCGGGCATTTGTTTATAAACGGATTGGTGGCATGAATGGGGACACGCTTGGTGCGGGTGGACAAATGGGGCAACTTATATGTTTATTTTGTTTAGTGCTACTTTGGGGGTTGGTTTAA
- the cobC gene encoding alpha-ribazole phosphatase, with protein sequence MQLIFARHGETDWNVAKKYCGQLDVPLNEHGVQQMEHLREKLEGYSFDLVVTSDLMRVKQSANILSNAKTVRFPALNEMNFGDFEGYTYQEISTKFPKAWNEYCNNWQTALFPNGESFPIFYERVVEVLEVEMEKWQQIDTVLLVGHLGVLRVIALFLQKQTIAQYWDVDFKQGCYSLWDNKSQRFIISNQ encoded by the coding sequence GTGCAACTTATTTTTGCGCGACACGGGGAGACGGACTGGAATGTAGCGAAAAAATATTGTGGTCAGCTTGATGTTCCTTTAAATGAACATGGTGTTCAACAAATGGAACATCTCCGCGAAAAGCTGGAGGGTTACTCGTTTGATTTAGTTGTTACGAGTGATCTTATGCGCGTGAAGCAGTCAGCAAACATTTTGAGTAATGCAAAGACGGTTCGGTTTCCGGCTTTGAACGAAATGAATTTCGGTGACTTTGAAGGTTATACATATCAGGAAATTAGCACTAAGTTTCCAAAGGCTTGGAATGAATACTGTAATAATTGGCAAACTGCATTATTTCCAAATGGGGAAAGTTTTCCGATATTTTATGAACGAGTGGTTGAAGTGTTGGAAGTGGAAATGGAAAAATGGCAGCAAATCGATACGGTATTGCTCGTAGGTCATCTTGGTGTTTTGCGAGTCATTGCGCTTTTTTTACAAAAACAAACTATAGCACAATATTGGGATGTCGATTTTAAGCAAGGGTGTTATTCACTCTGGGACAACAAATCTCAACGTTTTATTATTTCCAATCAATAG
- a CDS encoding PocR ligand-binding domain-containing protein: MLLQSKSNEMLIEKVMDEFSAATSLASVVVDIHGTEVSRLCNFTPFCQLIRSNPKYRSLCQKCDMFGGLEASKTGKPLIYRCHAGLTDFSVPIVVENQLSGFLLSGQVICEESSEVGNIQTEETDWKNDKDLISAFRSVPVFSSKKINSSAEMLTIISQYYLKSEMEKSREEQKQKIVFHHTKVAHHEENKEIRKALKYIEKNLNRPITLDEVASHVYLSSYYFSKLFKKEMNVNFINYVNQKKMSLAKEMLKNPRLSIDNIARNLGFTQTSYFCKVFRKEFDVTPKGYRETFK; this comes from the coding sequence ATGTTACTACAGTCCAAAAGCAACGAAATGCTCATTGAAAAAGTGATGGATGAGTTCTCAGCCGCAACCAGTTTAGCCTCAGTTGTTGTAGATATACACGGTACCGAAGTTTCTAGATTATGTAACTTTACTCCTTTTTGCCAACTTATTCGCTCCAATCCCAAATATCGCTCCCTTTGCCAAAAATGTGATATGTTTGGTGGACTGGAAGCATCCAAAACTGGAAAACCTTTGATTTATCGATGCCACGCCGGATTAACTGATTTTTCAGTCCCTATCGTTGTCGAAAACCAACTTAGTGGATTTTTACTCAGTGGCCAGGTTATTTGTGAAGAAAGTAGTGAAGTTGGCAATATTCAAACAGAAGAAACCGATTGGAAAAACGATAAGGATCTTATCTCCGCGTTTCGCTCTGTCCCTGTTTTCAGCTCCAAAAAAATTAACTCTTCTGCCGAAATGCTAACGATTATTTCCCAGTATTACTTAAAATCCGAAATGGAAAAAAGCCGGGAAGAGCAAAAGCAAAAAATCGTTTTTCATCATACAAAAGTAGCGCATCATGAAGAAAATAAAGAAATTCGGAAAGCGCTTAAGTATATCGAGAAAAATCTTAACCGCCCAATTACTCTCGATGAAGTGGCAAGTCACGTGTACCTTAGCTCTTATTATTTTAGTAAGTTATTCAAAAAAGAAATGAATGTGAACTTCATTAATTATGTGAACCAGAAGAAGATGTCACTTGCCAAAGAAATGTTGAAAAACCCGCGTTTGTCCATTGATAATATCGCCCGCAACTTAGGCTTCACCCAAACAAGCTATTTCTGTAAAGTCTTCCGAAAAGAGTTTGATGTCACTCCAAAAGGCTACCGAGAAACCTTTAAGTAA
- the pduA gene encoding propanediol utilization microcompartment protein PduA, with product MQEALGLVETKGLVGAIEAADAMVKSANVTLTGYEKIGSGLVTVMVRGDVGAVKAATEAGAAAARNVGTVMSTHVIPRPHTDVEEILPVRVKSDE from the coding sequence ATGCAAGAAGCACTAGGCTTAGTTGAAACTAAAGGGCTAGTCGGCGCCATTGAAGCCGCTGACGCTATGGTTAAATCAGCTAACGTAACATTAACAGGGTACGAAAAAATCGGGTCTGGACTGGTTACTGTCATGGTTCGTGGCGATGTTGGTGCAGTGAAAGCAGCGACAGAAGCAGGAGCAGCGGCAGCAAGAAATGTAGGTACCGTGATGAGTACACATGTTATTCCTCGTCCGCATACTGATGTGGAAGAAATTTTACCAGTGAGGGTGAAGTCAGATGAGTGA
- the pduB gene encoding propanediol utilization microcompartment protein PduB — translation MSEQNKLIDEILKQVMETVNDAPEKLVEDGGSRQMSEKAVQLTEFVGTAIGDTIGLVIANVDGQLLEAMKLEKSYRSIGILGARTGAGPHIMAADEAVKATNTEVVKIELPRDTKGGAGHGSLIIFGGDDVSDVKRAVEVALNELDKTFGDVYGNEAGHIELQYTARASHALEKAFGAPVGKAFGLMVGAPAGIGVVMADTAVKSANVDVVAYSSPADGTSFSNEVILCISGDSGAVRQAVISAREIGKKLLGALGDEPKNDRPSYI, via the coding sequence ATGAGTGAGCAAAATAAACTGATTGACGAAATTCTAAAACAGGTAATGGAAACGGTCAATGATGCCCCGGAAAAACTAGTAGAGGATGGAGGATCACGTCAAATGAGTGAAAAAGCAGTTCAATTAACAGAGTTTGTAGGAACAGCAATTGGAGATACAATCGGCCTAGTGATTGCGAATGTAGACGGACAACTTTTAGAAGCAATGAAGCTTGAGAAGTCTTACCGTTCTATAGGTATTTTAGGAGCCCGTACTGGTGCAGGTCCACATATTATGGCTGCAGATGAAGCGGTAAAAGCAACGAATACAGAAGTAGTAAAAATCGAATTACCACGTGATACAAAAGGCGGTGCCGGTCATGGTTCTTTAATTATCTTTGGTGGTGACGATGTTTCAGATGTGAAACGCGCAGTAGAAGTGGCGCTAAATGAATTAGATAAAACTTTTGGAGATGTTTATGGCAATGAAGCTGGGCACATTGAACTTCAATATACTGCTCGCGCAAGTCACGCACTTGAAAAAGCATTCGGCGCGCCAGTAGGGAAAGCATTCGGACTTATGGTTGGTGCTCCAGCTGGAATTGGTGTTGTAATGGCTGATACAGCAGTGAAATCCGCTAACGTAGATGTTGTTGCATATTCTTCACCAGCAGATGGAACAAGTTTCTCCAATGAAGTAATTCTTTGTATCTCTGGAGATTCTGGCGCAGTTCGTCAAGCAGTTATTTCTGCACGTGAAATTGGTAAAAAATTACTTGGAGCTTTAGGGGATGAACCGAAAAATGATCGTCCATCCTACATTTAG
- a CDS encoding propanediol/glycerol family dehydratase large subunit, producing MKSKRFEELAKRPVNQDGFVKEWIEEGLIAMESPNDPKPSIKIENGKVVEMDSKKLADFDLIDHFIAKYGVDLSRAEEVMQMDSVKLANMLCDPNVPREKIVLLTTAMTPAKIVEVVSQMNVVEMMMSMQKMRSRRTPTTQAHVTNLRDNPVQIAADAAEAAIRGFDEQETTVAVVRYAPFNALSLLVGSQTGRGGVLTQCSLEEATELELGMRGLTCYAETISVYGTEPVFTDGDDTPWSKGILASAYASRGLKMRFTSGTGSEVQMGYAEGKSMLYLESRCIFITKAAGVQGLQNGSISCIGIPGAVPSGIRAVLAENLIAVMLDLEVASGNDQTFSHSDIRRTARLLMQFLPGTDYISSGYSATPNYDNMFAGSNFDADDFDDYNILQRDLKVDGGLTPVTEEEVVAVRNKAARVIQAVFDKLGLPEVTDAEVEAATYARGSKDMPERNMVEDIKAAAEMMDRGVTGLDVVKALSAGGFDDVAESVLNMLKQRVSGDFLHTSAIIDKDWNVISSVNDLNDYAGPGTGYRLEGERWEKLKDIAVAVDANELD from the coding sequence ATGAAATCAAAACGCTTTGAAGAGTTAGCAAAACGCCCGGTCAATCAAGATGGTTTTGTAAAAGAATGGATTGAAGAAGGCTTAATCGCAATGGAAAGTCCAAATGATCCAAAACCAAGTATTAAAATAGAAAATGGCAAAGTAGTCGAAATGGACAGCAAAAAATTAGCTGATTTTGACTTAATTGACCATTTCATCGCTAAATATGGCGTTGATTTATCTCGTGCGGAAGAAGTAATGCAAATGGATTCTGTGAAGCTAGCGAATATGCTTTGCGACCCAAATGTACCACGTGAAAAAATCGTTTTACTTACAACTGCAATGACACCGGCAAAAATAGTAGAAGTAGTTTCGCAAATGAACGTTGTCGAAATGATGATGTCGATGCAAAAAATGCGCTCACGTAGAACGCCAACAACCCAAGCCCACGTAACAAACTTGCGTGATAATCCGGTTCAAATTGCAGCCGATGCAGCAGAAGCAGCGATTCGTGGCTTTGATGAACAAGAAACAACAGTTGCGGTAGTTCGTTATGCACCTTTTAACGCGCTTAGCTTATTAGTAGGTTCGCAAACTGGTCGCGGAGGCGTACTAACGCAATGCTCATTGGAAGAAGCAACAGAATTAGAACTCGGTATGCGCGGTTTAACTTGTTACGCTGAAACGATTTCTGTCTATGGTACAGAACCTGTATTTACAGACGGAGATGATACACCTTGGTCGAAAGGTATTTTGGCAAGTGCATACGCGTCTCGCGGTTTGAAAATGCGTTTCACATCTGGGACTGGTTCTGAGGTTCAAATGGGTTATGCAGAAGGAAAATCAATGCTTTATCTTGAATCTCGCTGTATTTTCATTACGAAAGCGGCTGGTGTTCAAGGGTTACAAAATGGCTCGATTAGTTGTATCGGAATTCCAGGTGCTGTACCAAGTGGTATTAGAGCAGTTCTTGCAGAGAATTTAATTGCCGTTATGTTAGATCTAGAAGTTGCTTCTGGAAATGACCAAACATTCTCACACTCGGATATTCGTCGTACAGCTCGTTTACTGATGCAATTTTTACCAGGAACAGATTATATTTCCTCTGGTTACAGCGCAACACCTAACTATGACAATATGTTCGCTGGTTCCAACTTTGATGCAGATGACTTTGATGATTACAATATTTTACAACGTGATTTAAAAGTAGACGGTGGGTTAACACCGGTTACCGAAGAAGAAGTCGTTGCAGTTAGAAATAAAGCGGCACGAGTAATTCAAGCTGTCTTTGATAAATTAGGTCTTCCAGAAGTAACCGATGCGGAAGTAGAAGCAGCAACGTATGCACGTGGAAGTAAAGATATGCCAGAACGTAACATGGTAGAAGATATTAAAGCAGCAGCCGAAATGATGGACCGCGGTGTGACTGGTCTGGATGTTGTTAAAGCGTTATCTGCTGGTGGATTCGACGATGTTGCTGAAAGTGTACTAAATATGTTGAAACAACGTGTATCTGGAGACTTCCTTCATACATCAGCTATCATTGATAAAGACTGGAATGTTATTAGTTCCGTCAATGACTTAAATGATTATGCAGGTCCTGGAACTGGTTATCGCTTAGAGGGCGAACGCTGGGAGAAATTAAAAGATATTGCTGTTGCAGTCGATGCAAACGAATTAGACTAA
- a CDS encoding propanediol/glycerol family dehydratase medium subunit: protein MVEINEKVLRGIISEVLDELQLKEDKVSFQKEQPSVAVSDESFLTEVGDAEPGRQKDEVVIAVAPAFGKYQTKNIVGVPHKQILRELIAGIEEEGLKARVVRVFRSSDVAFVAVEGDKLSGSGICIGIQSRGTALIHQKDLQPLSNLELFPQAPLITLETYRAIGKNAAKYAKGESPNPVPMVNDQMARPKFQAKAALLHIKETKHVVQGKNAVELQVN from the coding sequence ATGGTTGAAATTAACGAAAAAGTGCTTCGCGGAATTATTTCGGAAGTGCTAGATGAATTACAGCTAAAAGAAGATAAAGTTTCTTTCCAAAAAGAACAACCAAGTGTTGCCGTTTCAGATGAAAGCTTTTTAACAGAAGTTGGGGACGCGGAGCCGGGTAGACAAAAAGATGAAGTTGTTATTGCGGTCGCGCCAGCTTTTGGTAAATATCAAACAAAAAATATTGTCGGTGTTCCACATAAACAAATTTTACGAGAACTGATTGCAGGAATTGAAGAAGAAGGATTAAAAGCGCGCGTTGTCCGTGTATTCCGTTCTTCTGACGTAGCTTTTGTTGCAGTAGAAGGCGACAAGTTAAGTGGTTCTGGTATTTGTATCGGCATTCAGTCACGCGGTACAGCATTAATCCATCAGAAAGATTTACAACCACTTTCTAACTTAGAGCTATTCCCGCAAGCACCACTAATTACGCTAGAAACATACCGAGCAATTGGTAAAAATGCGGCGAAATATGCTAAAGGTGAATCACCAAATCCAGTGCCAATGGTAAACGATCAAATGGCACGTCCGAAATTCCAAGCCAAAGCAGCTTTACTTCATATCAAAGAAACAAAACATGTTGTTCAAGGGAAAAACGCAGTCGAATTACAAGTAAACTAA